One Succinivibrio dextrinosolvens DNA window includes the following coding sequences:
- a CDS encoding glycoside hydrolase family 130 protein — MNFSQRLEALKKEFIHNTVYNNRPILPGNGIFERYEKPVLTAEHIPLNWRYDLNEKTNPYLMERLGVNAVLNPGAIYLNHKYYLVARVEGNDRKSFFAVAESDNGIDGFKFHEKPCVIPVGDDPETNVYDMRLVKHEDGFIYGLFCAERKDPAAKKGDESSAVAQCGIVRTRDLKTWERLDDLKTNAAQQRNVVLHPEFINGKYAFYTRPQDSFIEAGSGGGIGMGFADSMEHAVLEQEFLIDPKLYHTIKESKNGMGPAPIKTDKGWLNIAHGVRNTAAGLRYVLYCFMTALDDPRKVIASPSGYFLAPQGEERIGDVSNVVFSNGAVVNENNEVFIYYASSDTRCHVLTSSIDRLVDYVLNTPSDPLFSSACVKQRIELINRNLEL; from the coding sequence ATGAATTTTTCACAGAGACTAGAAGCTCTTAAAAAAGAGTTTATTCACAATACCGTATATAACAACAGACCTATCCTGCCTGGTAACGGCATTTTTGAGCGCTATGAGAAGCCTGTACTTACTGCTGAGCATATTCCTCTTAACTGGCGATATGATCTCAATGAGAAAACAAATCCTTACTTGATGGAAAGACTTGGTGTTAATGCTGTATTAAATCCTGGTGCAATCTATCTTAATCATAAATATTATCTAGTAGCTCGCGTGGAAGGCAATGATCGAAAGTCATTCTTTGCTGTTGCTGAATCTGATAATGGTATTGACGGATTTAAGTTCCACGAGAAGCCTTGTGTAATCCCAGTTGGAGATGACCCTGAGACCAACGTTTATGATATGAGACTGGTCAAACATGAGGATGGTTTCATCTACGGACTTTTCTGTGCAGAACGTAAGGATCCTGCTGCTAAAAAAGGTGATGAATCTTCAGCTGTTGCTCAGTGCGGAATTGTCAGAACCAGAGATCTTAAGACCTGGGAGCGTTTGGATGATCTTAAAACAAATGCTGCTCAGCAGAGAAATGTTGTTCTTCATCCTGAATTTATAAACGGAAAGTATGCTTTCTATACCAGACCACAGGATAGCTTTATTGAAGCTGGTTCTGGTGGAGGTATAGGAATGGGCTTTGCTGATTCGATGGAGCATGCTGTACTTGAGCAGGAATTTCTGATCGATCCTAAACTCTATCATACTATCAAGGAATCTAAAAATGGAATGGGACCAGCGCCTATTAAAACAGATAAAGGTTGGCTGAATATTGCTCATGGTGTTCGTAACACCGCAGCTGGTCTCCGCTATGTACTGTACTGTTTTATGACGGCATTAGATGATCCAAGAAAGGTTATTGCCTCTCCTTCTGGCTACTTTCTTGCACCTCAGGGGGAAGAACGCATAGGCGATGTGTCTAATGTGGTTTTCTCAAATGGTGCGGTTGTAAACGAGAATAACGAGGTCTTTATTTATTATGCATCATCAGATACTCGCTGTCATGTTTTAACCTCAAGCATTGACCGCCTTGTTGATTATGTGCTGAATACTCCTTCAGATCCTTTATTCTCAAGTGCATGTGTAAAACAGAGAATTGAGCTCATTAATAGAAATCTTGAGCTATAG
- a CDS encoding ABC transporter ATP-binding protein gives MFSVKIDNLNKTYGKNVILDNISLTMEPGGFTVLLGPSGCGKSTLLRLIAGLEDVTSGKILIGDKDVTLDDPKDRDIAMVFQSYALFPHMTVAENIGFGMKLNHKPKNEISKVVKDVATMLKIDHLLERTPAQLSGGQRQRVAIGRALVRQPKVFLFDEPLSNLDAKLRTEMRMEIKKLHRKLDTTVVYVTHDQIEAMTLATKIVLLNAGHIQQIGTPYEIYNTPANVFVAKFVGAPQINLIEGIIKTVNGEKGIQTKSDFIPLPDYNFSSNASEDMRVLLGIRPEHVSVNSTSSKNIFSISSRVNAFEKTGSETIAEFMYNNTPLRAKLDANIDIRNEDEFTLYFDLSSVSVFDSATEDRV, from the coding sequence ATGTTTTCTGTAAAAATTGACAATTTAAATAAGACCTATGGTAAGAACGTTATTCTTGACAACATCAGTCTTACAATGGAACCAGGTGGTTTCACTGTGCTTCTTGGCCCTTCCGGCTGTGGAAAGTCAACTTTGCTACGACTGATTGCAGGACTAGAGGATGTTACTTCAGGGAAAATTCTGATAGGAGATAAGGATGTCACTCTAGATGATCCTAAGGATCGTGATATTGCTATGGTTTTTCAGTCTTATGCTCTGTTCCCTCATATGACTGTTGCCGAGAACATCGGTTTTGGCATGAAGTTGAATCACAAACCTAAGAATGAGATCTCAAAGGTAGTCAAAGATGTTGCAACTATGCTGAAAATTGACCATCTTCTTGAAAGAACTCCTGCTCAGTTGTCAGGAGGTCAGAGACAGAGAGTTGCTATTGGTAGAGCTCTTGTTCGTCAGCCAAAAGTTTTTCTTTTTGATGAACCTCTGTCAAACCTGGATGCAAAGTTACGCACAGAAATGAGAATGGAAATTAAAAAGCTTCATCGTAAGCTGGATACAACTGTCGTATACGTAACCCATGATCAGATTGAAGCAATGACTCTTGCTACAAAGATTGTACTTTTGAACGCTGGGCATATCCAGCAGATAGGTACACCTTATGAAATTTATAATACTCCAGCCAATGTGTTTGTGGCAAAATTCGTGGGAGCACCTCAGATTAATCTGATTGAGGGAATAATCAAAACAGTTAATGGTGAAAAAGGAATTCAGACTAAATCTGATTTTATTCCTCTGCCTGATTATAATTTCAGCAGTAATGCCTCTGAAGATATGAGGGTCTTACTAGGTATTCGCCCTGAGCATGTTAGTGTGAATAGCACTTCATCAAAGAATATCTTCTCAATTTCATCTAGAGTTAATGCTTTTGAGAAAACCGGTTCTGAGACTATCGCCGAGTTTATGTATAACAATACGCCTTTGCGAGCAAAGCTTGATGCGAATATTGATATCAGAAATGAAGATGAGTTTACATTGTACTTTGATTTATCTTCTGTAAGTGTATTTGATTCAGCAACGGAAGACAGAGTTTGA
- a CDS encoding phosphomannomutase (capsular polysaccharide biosynthesis protein; catalyzes the formation of D-mannose 6-phosphate from alpha-D-mannose 1-phosphate): MNITAFKAYDIRGRIPSELNSDISYAIGRAYAEYLHPQKVVVGHDIRLSSQDLSDSLVKGLIDGGAEVIDIGMCGTEMIYFATSHLKTDGGIMVTASHNPKEYNGMKLVREQSRPISGDTGLNDIRDLVASSSYNGPEHEEFYYEEKSQRYDIYDEYAKHVVSYINKDNLKPLKIVTNAGNGVGALLLKAISAYLPFEFININAEPDGNFPNGVPNPLLVENREATAKAVREHHADFGIAWDGDADRCFLFDEEGKFIEGYYIVGLLAQSFLLKEKGAAIIHDPRLYWNTVDIVEKEGGRAVESKTGHAFIKERMRLENAVYGGEMSAHHYFRDFSYCDSGMLPWLLISELVCSMNRKLSEFVADSEQRYPISGEINRTVKNTKQAIDTILGKYESKACNVSHVDGISLEFEDWRFNLRASNTEPVLRLNVESRGNSALVDEKTKEILTVIDSLS, from the coding sequence ATGAATATTACAGCTTTTAAAGCATATGATATTCGAGGCAGGATTCCATCAGAACTAAATTCTGATATTTCCTATGCCATAGGAAGAGCATATGCAGAATATTTACATCCTCAGAAAGTCGTAGTCGGACATGATATTAGACTATCTAGTCAGGATCTGTCGGATTCTCTTGTAAAAGGTCTAATTGACGGTGGTGCTGAAGTTATAGATATCGGTATGTGTGGTACTGAGATGATATATTTTGCAACATCTCATCTAAAAACAGACGGCGGTATCATGGTTACGGCCAGCCATAATCCAAAGGAATATAACGGAATGAAGCTTGTTCGCGAGCAGAGCAGACCAATTTCTGGTGATACCGGCCTTAATGATATTCGTGATCTTGTTGCATCTTCATCTTATAACGGACCAGAACATGAGGAGTTTTATTATGAAGAAAAATCACAACGTTACGATATTTATGATGAGTACGCAAAACACGTTGTTTCATATATAAATAAGGATAATCTGAAACCTTTAAAGATTGTCACCAATGCTGGTAATGGTGTTGGAGCACTGCTGTTAAAGGCTATTTCAGCTTATCTTCCTTTTGAATTTATCAATATCAACGCTGAACCTGATGGTAATTTCCCTAACGGCGTACCAAACCCTCTTTTGGTGGAAAATCGTGAGGCCACTGCTAAGGCTGTTCGTGAGCATCATGCTGATTTTGGTATTGCCTGGGATGGTGATGCAGACAGATGTTTCCTTTTTGATGAAGAAGGCAAGTTTATAGAAGGATATTATATTGTTGGTCTTTTAGCTCAATCTTTTCTTTTAAAGGAGAAGGGGGCAGCAATTATTCATGACCCTCGTCTTTACTGGAACACTGTTGACATAGTTGAAAAGGAAGGCGGCAGGGCAGTTGAATCAAAAACGGGACATGCCTTCATCAAGGAGAGAATGAGACTTGAGAATGCTGTTTACGGTGGAGAAATGTCTGCCCATCATTATTTCAGAGATTTTTCCTATTGTGATTCAGGAATGCTCCCTTGGCTTCTTATAAGTGAGCTTGTCTGTTCTATGAATCGAAAGCTTTCTGAGTTTGTCGCTGATTCTGAGCAAAGATATCCTATTTCAGGAGAAATCAACCGTACAGTTAAAAATACAAAGCAGGCTATTGATACCATTCTTGGTAAGTATGAGTCAAAGGCCTGTAATGTAAGTCACGTAGATGGTATCAGTCTTGAATTTGAGGACTGGCGCTTTAATCTTAGAGCCTCTAACACTGAACCTGTTTTGCGTCTGAATGTGGAATCCAGAGGTAACAGTGCTCTTGTTGACGAGAAAACAAAAGAAATACTGACAGTGATTGATAGTCTGTCTTAA
- a CDS encoding YesL family protein: MQESALIIFCNWVSRLFFLHVAFIVGLFMGGIIGGIAPSSVMVCTMLRRYLNGAGHISIKAMFDCYMNEFIRSNLITLYFIVPALLCLCGVFWAIEHDSFFSVCSLVLLPYAALSLIISYCCIVMFSIYDAADMKAVLANALYLLISQKMTMFMTALCFTTILILLVVMPIVVVFFGIMPVFFTSVGLMWRNHLECRVLN, encoded by the coding sequence ATGCAGGAGTCAGCTCTAATTATTTTCTGTAACTGGGTATCCCGACTTTTTTTTCTGCATGTTGCTTTTATTGTTGGACTTTTCATGGGCGGAATCATCGGAGGAATTGCTCCTTCATCGGTGATGGTCTGTACTATGTTAAGACGTTATCTAAATGGAGCAGGACACATAAGTATCAAGGCAATGTTTGATTGTTATATGAACGAGTTTATCAGATCAAATCTTATAACGCTGTATTTTATCGTTCCTGCTCTTCTGTGCTTATGCGGGGTATTTTGGGCGATTGAGCATGACAGTTTCTTTTCTGTATGTTCATTAGTCCTACTTCCTTATGCAGCTTTAAGCCTGATTATTTCTTATTGCTGCATAGTGATGTTCAGTATATATGATGCTGCTGATATGAAGGCTGTTCTTGCTAATGCTCTTTATCTTCTGATTTCTCAGAAAATGACAATGTTTATGACAGCTTTGTGTTTTACAACAATTTTAATTCTCCTTGTGGTGATGCCTATTGTTGTAGTTTTCTTCGGTATTATGCCTGTTTTCTTTACTTCAGTAGGGCTAATGTGGAGAAATCATCTTGAATGCAGAGTATTGAACTGA
- a CDS encoding glycoside hydrolase family 130 protein, with product MNIKVIGQSIPNLPWQDRKPGSNEIIWRYTENPIISWNPFKAAARVYNSAVVSVDGKFKGVFRCDYKNGRPHLHVGFSDDGIHWKFNEDPIVWKDKLGNSWQPSYAYDPRVVKIEDTYYVTWCTDDHGATLGVGMTKDFENFTRLENATVPFNRNGVLFPRKINGQFVMLNRPSDSGHTPFGDIFLSHSNDMEYWGKHRHVMGKGGSGWWQGTKIGAGPAPIETSEGWLMFYHGVSGTCNGFVYSFGAALLDLDEPWKVLLRTRDYLLTPEEDYETRGFVPNVCFPCAALADADTNRICIYYGASDTYSALAFTTVENVMDELKKNSEVF from the coding sequence ATGAATATTAAGGTTATTGGACAGTCAATTCCTAATCTTCCATGGCAGGATAGAAAGCCAGGATCAAATGAAATAATCTGGCGTTACACTGAGAATCCTATTATTTCCTGGAATCCTTTTAAGGCTGCTGCACGTGTTTACAATTCTGCTGTTGTAAGCGTGGATGGCAAGTTTAAGGGCGTATTTAGATGTGATTACAAAAATGGGAGACCTCATCTTCATGTAGGTTTTTCCGACGATGGAATTCACTGGAAATTTAATGAGGATCCTATTGTTTGGAAGGATAAGCTGGGGAACAGCTGGCAGCCTTCATACGCCTATGATCCTCGTGTCGTTAAAATTGAAGATACTTACTATGTAACCTGGTGTACAGACGATCATGGGGCAACCTTAGGCGTAGGTATGACTAAGGATTTTGAAAACTTTACTCGTCTAGAGAATGCAACTGTGCCTTTTAATCGCAACGGAGTCCTTTTCCCTCGCAAGATAAACGGTCAGTTTGTCATGTTAAATCGTCCTTCTGATTCAGGTCATACTCCTTTTGGCGATATTTTCTTAAGTCATTCTAATGATATGGAATACTGGGGCAAACATCGTCATGTTATGGGCAAAGGTGGTTCTGGATGGTGGCAGGGCACTAAGATTGGTGCAGGTCCAGCTCCAATTGAGACTTCTGAAGGCTGGTTGATGTTCTATCATGGTGTATCAGGGACCTGTAATGGTTTTGTATACAGCTTTGGCGCTGCTCTTCTTGACTTGGATGAGCCATGGAAAGTTCTTTTAAGAACCAGAGACTATCTTTTGACTCCGGAGGAGGATTACGAAACACGAGGTTTTGTTCCTAACGTATGTTTCCCTTGCGCTGCTCTTGCTGATGCTGATACAAATCGCATTTGTATTTATTACGGTGCTTCTGATACATATTCTGCTCTGGCATTTACCACAGTAGAGAATGTTATGGATGAGCTTAAGAAGAACTCAGAGGTGTTTTAA
- a CDS encoding carbohydrate porin — protein MKKINKLAAAVAIATISMSYSANASDTTVAVHGMIKSGTNWVADDGLRRGGHGLIGINEDGYFHAFGNEAVHKVQINPTVTYTGDDGVYARAEMIFSHENYDNDDWDVNKNAGGGFRRAVVYLGGFDWNPSTEFWGGKTKDAAGSIFTGSYDTGYVEDYGVGGGFQNMDISFAKWDLNIISFDTDNEPKTPNDAGVTNKKGAPTATGITTWLHGIADTGLDFYFRQVTNSDEKKAIEDNKAKTGFQTALVYNTPGFLWFGEGFSKIIVQHGKNAGAAPKLAGAHYGVDKGQYFNRFAIDGAWNISKDLSVLSMLFLQHDHYDQAANRDFIAASVRPSYQVSPHVNLQFEIAYEHANYNGKNVENKKGKKGNYDCIKLTFAPTFQLGQGIWGSPSIQPYVTYGRWNRKAADDGLFRGNGIYTTTSKANLLDTSTWIVGIQAQAYF, from the coding sequence ATGAAAAAAATCAATAAACTTGCTGCTGCTGTAGCTATCGCAACAATATCTATGTCATATTCAGCAAATGCATCTGATACAACTGTTGCTGTTCATGGAATGATTAAGTCTGGTACTAACTGGGTGGCTGATGACGGACTTCGCCGTGGTGGTCATGGCCTGATCGGTATAAATGAAGATGGCTATTTCCATGCATTTGGCAATGAGGCAGTACATAAGGTACAGATCAATCCAACTGTTACTTATACAGGTGATGATGGCGTATATGCTCGTGCTGAGATGATTTTCTCTCATGAGAACTATGATAATGATGACTGGGATGTAAATAAAAATGCAGGTGGTGGCTTCAGACGCGCAGTTGTTTACTTAGGTGGTTTTGACTGGAATCCTTCAACTGAATTCTGGGGCGGTAAGACCAAGGATGCTGCTGGTTCAATTTTCACTGGTTCATATGATACCGGTTATGTTGAAGATTATGGTGTAGGCGGAGGTTTCCAGAATATGGACATCTCTTTTGCCAAGTGGGATTTGAATATTATTTCTTTTGATACAGATAATGAACCTAAGACTCCTAATGATGCTGGTGTTACAAATAAGAAAGGCGCTCCAACAGCAACAGGAATCACAACCTGGCTTCATGGTATAGCTGATACCGGTCTCGATTTCTATTTCAGACAGGTAACAAACTCTGATGAAAAGAAAGCCATAGAAGATAATAAAGCGAAAACTGGTTTCCAGACTGCTCTTGTTTACAATACTCCAGGATTCCTATGGTTTGGCGAAGGTTTCTCAAAGATTATTGTTCAGCATGGAAAGAATGCCGGTGCTGCACCTAAGCTTGCAGGTGCACACTATGGTGTAGACAAGGGGCAGTATTTTAATCGTTTTGCAATTGATGGAGCATGGAATATCAGTAAAGATCTGAGTGTTCTATCAATGCTATTCCTGCAGCACGATCACTATGATCAGGCTGCAAATAGAGACTTTATTGCAGCCTCAGTCCGCCCTTCCTACCAGGTAAGTCCTCATGTAAATCTGCAGTTTGAGATTGCTTACGAACATGCTAACTATAATGGTAAGAATGTTGAGAATAAAAAAGGAAAAAAAGGCAACTATGACTGCATTAAGCTGACCTTTGCTCCTACATTCCAGTTAGGCCAGGGCATCTGGGGTTCTCCATCAATTCAACCTTATGTAACTTACGGCAGATGGAACAGAAAGGCTGCTGACGACGGGCTGTTCCGCGGTAATGGTATTTACACCACTACCTCTAAAGCTAACCTGCTAGATACTTCAACCTGGATTGTTGGTATTCAGGCTCAGGCTTACTTCTAA
- a CDS encoding carbohydrate ABC transporter permease has product MFKMTLKHQQRVIIVSFLTIPLILLFTFSYYPASQLFYISLTDWDGYAPVKEFVGFDNYAELLEENPFTSDDAPLHSLLVCGYYCVGAIIQLCLALWFAVLINTKLMGHNLFKTLIFIPFVLNSVAASMVFQIFYQVDGALDSFLKSIGLSDLIVSQGWLMNSSVVNWALVAASIWRYLGFNLILFYGILQSIPQDQYEAARIEGANEWQQFRYITLPSIKLVFGLQILLAFVGSLSVFEIPYIITKGANGTKTFVMSTIENAFNFNNFGLASAMAVILLVIVIFFMIIQNLLFGEKKGGR; this is encoded by the coding sequence ATGTTTAAAATGACACTTAAACATCAGCAAAGGGTGATTATAGTATCGTTTCTGACAATACCACTGATCCTTTTATTTACTTTCTCTTATTATCCTGCATCACAACTGTTTTATATTTCGTTAACAGACTGGGATGGATATGCTCCTGTAAAGGAATTTGTTGGTTTTGATAATTATGCAGAGCTTCTTGAAGAAAATCCTTTTACTTCTGATGATGCTCCTCTTCATTCTCTTCTAGTCTGCGGTTATTACTGCGTAGGTGCTATTATTCAGCTTTGTCTTGCTTTATGGTTTGCTGTTCTGATTAATACCAAACTGATGGGCCATAATCTTTTCAAAACTCTTATCTTTATTCCTTTTGTGCTTAATTCTGTAGCGGCATCTATGGTTTTCCAGATCTTTTACCAGGTAGATGGCGCTCTAGACAGTTTTCTAAAGTCAATCGGATTATCAGATCTGATTGTGTCACAAGGTTGGCTTATGAATTCAAGTGTTGTTAACTGGGCTTTGGTTGCGGCTTCAATCTGGAGATATCTTGGTTTTAATCTTATCCTTTTTTATGGAATTCTTCAGTCAATTCCTCAGGATCAGTATGAAGCCGCAAGAATTGAAGGCGCAAATGAATGGCAGCAGTTCAGATATATCACACTTCCTTCAATCAAGTTAGTTTTTGGTCTTCAGATTCTTCTGGCTTTTGTCGGTTCTCTTTCCGTATTTGAGATTCCTTACATTATTACTAAGGGAGCAAATGGAACAAAGACATTCGTAATGTCAACTATCGAAAATGCCTTTAATTTCAACAATTTTGGCTTAGCTTCAGCAATGGCTGTAATTCTGCTTGTTATCGTGATTTTCTTCATGATTATTCAGAATCTGCTGTTTGGTGAGAAAAAGGGGGGACGCTAA
- a CDS encoding LacI family transcriptional regulator yields the protein MAHVNLKMLAEYTGLSVTTVSRALKDGDDVKQPTKDKVKAAAKKLGYVPNIQGLSLRTGINYNICAILPMIKPGDFIGDVGSLALISGLTAGLENTPYKLTVLPMISGQDPLDPVKLAVEGNLAGGIIMSLTKTNDERVIYLKENNIPFVTFGQTELSINHSFVDVDNKDLGYRAAKYLYEKGCSKIKMISSSTIYTYVWHKYYGVKHASMEFSKNFSMDEDMIIDTDVTNYRDYAKELCSSKDAPDGIICGSEISALGIIAGAQDAGKVIGKDFHVICIETSELPNFFMPPIPGLRQDFHSVGVKLSKYIVKQIEGEAPENLQYIEKATFFPRNL from the coding sequence ATGGCGCATGTTAATTTAAAAATGCTGGCTGAATATACTGGACTTTCAGTTACGACAGTTTCACGTGCTTTAAAAGACGGAGACGATGTAAAACAGCCAACAAAAGACAAGGTAAAAGCAGCAGCAAAAAAGCTTGGTTATGTACCCAACATTCAGGGACTCAGTTTAAGAACTGGAATTAACTATAATATCTGTGCAATTCTGCCTATGATTAAACCAGGAGATTTCATCGGTGATGTGGGTTCTCTTGCGCTTATATCTGGGCTTACAGCAGGACTTGAAAACACCCCATACAAGCTTACAGTGCTACCAATGATTTCTGGACAGGATCCTCTTGATCCTGTAAAACTTGCAGTTGAAGGTAACCTTGCAGGTGGAATTATCATGTCTTTAACAAAGACCAATGACGAACGAGTCATCTACCTTAAGGAAAATAATATTCCATTTGTAACTTTCGGTCAGACAGAACTTAGCATTAATCATTCCTTTGTCGATGTTGACAATAAAGATCTCGGATACAGAGCCGCAAAGTATCTATATGAAAAAGGCTGTTCAAAAATTAAGATGATAAGCTCTTCAACAATTTATACTTATGTCTGGCATAAATACTACGGTGTAAAGCATGCATCGATGGAATTCTCTAAGAATTTCTCTATGGATGAAGATATGATTATTGATACCGATGTTACAAACTATCGTGACTATGCAAAAGAGCTGTGTTCATCAAAAGATGCTCCGGATGGAATAATTTGTGGTTCCGAAATTTCCGCATTAGGAATTATTGCAGGAGCTCAGGACGCCGGTAAAGTTATTGGCAAAGATTTTCATGTAATCTGCATTGAAACAAGTGAGCTACCAAACTTTTTCATGCCACCTATTCCTGGACTCAGACAGGATTTTCACAGTGTTGGTGTAAAGCTTTCCAAGTACATTGTTAAACAGATTGAAGGGGAAGCTCCTGAAAATCTGCAGTACATAGAAAAAGCGACATTCTTTCCAAGAAATCTTTAA
- a CDS encoding AGE family epimerase/isomerase has protein sequence MNYRDEMVRKFRDEACAILDFWANYRDDAFGGFYSYSSFTGEINPQAEKGVLLHSRILWAFSKGYNVLKEKKYLELAKHCYDFLKDVCYDKASGGVYWSVSYDGKVLDSQKHIYNQGFFIYALSEYYLASGDAEALDLALKVFHLCEDHAFDEVYGGYREAFDRYFKPIENTLVCDTAEGILTEKSMNTHLHIMEAYTKLYEASHDEIVYKKLYELTKLILEKIIDEDSHYGLFFTRDWRCASKDISFGHDIEGTWLMDKAADQIKDAEFVKKLKAVTLKMAEVTAWQALDYDGAVFSELREGHLLDADRIWWVQAESMVGFMNAFEKSGRQKFLKLSLDCFRIIVSQLKDKVNDEWFWKVNRYGVPYEDKPKVEPWKCPYHNARACLEMYSRLMSADCEQLNVF, from the coding sequence ATGAATTATCGAGATGAAATGGTAAGGAAGTTTAGAGATGAAGCCTGTGCCATTTTAGATTTCTGGGCTAATTATAGAGATGATGCATTTGGAGGATTCTATTCGTATTCATCCTTTACAGGAGAAATCAATCCTCAGGCAGAAAAGGGAGTGCTTCTTCATTCAAGAATTTTATGGGCTTTTTCCAAGGGATATAACGTTCTAAAGGAAAAGAAATATCTTGAACTTGCCAAGCACTGCTACGACTTTTTAAAAGATGTTTGTTATGACAAAGCCTCCGGAGGAGTCTACTGGAGCGTAAGTTATGATGGAAAAGTGCTGGATTCCCAGAAGCATATCTATAATCAGGGATTTTTTATCTACGCTCTTTCTGAATACTATCTGGCCTCAGGTGATGCAGAAGCTTTAGACCTAGCTCTTAAGGTTTTCCATTTATGTGAAGATCATGCTTTTGATGAGGTTTACGGTGGGTACAGAGAGGCTTTTGATAGATATTTCAAACCTATTGAAAACACTCTTGTATGTGACACTGCAGAAGGTATTCTTACTGAAAAATCAATGAACACTCATCTTCATATTATGGAAGCATATACAAAACTATATGAGGCCTCTCATGATGAGATCGTTTATAAGAAACTGTACGAATTGACAAAACTGATTCTTGAAAAGATTATCGATGAAGATAGCCATTATGGTCTTTTCTTTACTCGAGACTGGAGATGTGCCTCCAAAGATATTTCTTTTGGTCATGATATCGAAGGTACCTGGCTGATGGATAAGGCCGCAGATCAGATTAAGGACGCTGAATTTGTAAAGAAATTAAAGGCTGTAACACTGAAAATGGCTGAAGTTACAGCATGGCAGGCTCTGGATTATGATGGTGCCGTTTTTTCAGAGCTAAGAGAAGGTCACCTACTTGATGCAGACAGGATCTGGTGGGTTCAGGCTGAGTCAATGGTTGGTTTTATGAATGCCTTTGAAAAGAGTGGTAGGCAAAAGTTCCTGAAGCTATCTCTAGACTGTTTTAGGATTATTGTTTCTCAGCTTAAGGACAAAGTAAATGATGAATGGTTCTGGAAAGTAAACCGCTATGGTGTTCCTTATGAGGATAAGCCAAAAGTAGAACCATGGAAATGTCCTTATCACAATGCACGCGCATGTCTTGAAATGTATTCGAGACTAATGTCTGCAGATTGTGAACAACTGAACGTGTTTTAA
- a CDS encoding carbohydrate ABC transporter permease produces the protein MNNGNNVMPDASVQRNQLERARLFKKLKNPSWLFWMSIKYITLIFASIAVLVPPYCVLMASFKTLDEYYNTSKVGLPESFLNFDNYVKVFTDGQLGLAFSNTGIILVISLVLTIILGTQVAFVLSRFEFKGKKLVLLAYVIAMVIPAITTQVATFEVIKGLNLINSKGSVILLYIGADVVMIYVFLQFMKGIPVELDEAAKIEGANYFQIYFKIILPLLKPAIATIIILRTIYIYNDFYFPLLYLTDESQKTVSTALFKFTSVFGTEWTTISAGVIIILVPSVVVFLLLQKQIYAGVTNGAVKG, from the coding sequence ATGAATAACGGAAACAATGTAATGCCAGATGCATCTGTGCAAAGAAATCAGCTTGAAAGAGCAAGGCTTTTTAAAAAGCTAAAAAATCCATCCTGGCTGTTCTGGATGTCAATTAAGTATATTACTCTGATCTTTGCATCTATTGCGGTTCTTGTTCCTCCATACTGTGTACTTATGGCATCCTTCAAGACGCTTGATGAATATTACAACACTAGCAAAGTAGGCTTGCCTGAATCTTTTCTTAATTTTGACAATTATGTGAAGGTTTTTACTGACGGACAGCTAGGACTGGCTTTTTCAAATACAGGTATTATTCTGGTAATCTCTCTTGTCCTGACTATTATTCTTGGAACCCAAGTTGCCTTTGTGCTATCACGTTTTGAGTTTAAGGGGAAGAAACTTGTTCTTCTTGCTTATGTCATCGCTATGGTGATTCCTGCAATTACAACCCAGGTTGCAACCTTCGAAGTTATCAAAGGCCTTAATCTTATCAACAGCAAAGGCTCCGTAATCCTTCTGTATATAGGAGCTGATGTTGTTATGATTTACGTCTTTCTTCAGTTTATGAAGGGGATCCCTGTTGAACTTGATGAGGCTGCAAAGATTGAGGGAGCTAATTACTTTCAGATTTACTTTAAGATAATTCTCCCTTTATTAAAACCAGCAATTGCAACTATTATCATCCTCAGAACCATTTATATCTATAACGACTTCTACTTTCCTCTTCTGTATCTTACAGACGAGAGTCAGAAGACTGTTTCAACTGCTCTGTTTAAGTTTACGTCTGTATTTGGTACAGAGTGGACGACTATTTCTGCAGGTGTGATTATTATTTTGGTTCCTTCTGTTGTTGTATTTCTTCTACTGCAGAAACAGATTTATGCAGGTGTAACTAATGGTGCCGTAAAAGGCTAG